The following DNA comes from Streptomyces sp. NBC_00273.
CGCGTCCACCGCGTCCACACCCAGCACCGCGAGGGACGTGTCCGCGGAGAACCCGGTCAGCCGCACCAGCACCGCCAGGGCCACCCCGGTGGCGGCCGACAGCCGCGCCGCGCACCCCAGGATCCCGCGCCCCGGCGTCCGTACGGCCGCCAGCACGCCCGCGTAGAGCAGCAACAGGGCCGCCCCCGCGACCAGCAGCCAGACCCGCTCGTCGTACTCCCCGAGGCGGGCCACCGTCACCGGCTCCCGTGCGGACACCGCCAGCAGGTCGTCCAACGGATCGGGCAGCAGCCGGGCCGGAGCCCCCGTGACCCGGCCGCGCACCGGTACGAACAGCCCCAGCAGCACCCCCAGCCAGCTCCCGTTCGGCGCCGCCAGCAGCGCTCCGCCCAGCACCCGCCGCGGCTGGTCGTCGCCCAGCGCCGCCCACACGGCCGCGGCCCATCCGGCCGCCACCGCGACCAACGCCATCGCCACCACCGCCGAGACGGCCGGGCGCAGCCGGGCCAGCGCGACCGGCCCGCGCCGCGAGACCAGCAGCGCGAGCGCCAGTACGGCGAGCACCCACATCCCCGCGCCCAGCAGGGTCGGCCCGAGCTCCACCGAGAACCCCACCCGGGTCCGGGTCTCGATCAGGTCCCCGATGCGGTCCGGGAGCAGCCCGCCGATGTCCCCGATCCCCGGGATCTCGACCTTCGCGGGGGTCTTCGGCAGCGGCAGCGTCCCGTCGAGGGTGACCACGTCGTGCCCGGCCCACGCCAGAGCGCCCGCCGTCGCGACGGACAGCGCCCCGAGGACCCCCACCCTGGCCGCCGTTTCCCCGTGCCCCGCCCCGACCCGGAGGGAACGCAGGAACAACGACGCCAGGACCAGCGCCCCGGCCAACGACACCCCCAAGGGCATGCCGTCCAGGGAGGTTTCGGCGCCCGCTCCGGTGACTCCGAAGACCGAGACGTCACCCGAGGGGGTCACGGTTCCACCGACCGCGAGGACCACCGTGGCCGCCGTCATCGGGCCGAGCGAGACCCCCGAGGCGTCGGCGCCCAGCAGGTGCAGCCCGAGTCCGGCCACCCCCGCCATCACGATCAGGGACCAGCCCACGGTGGCGACGGCGGACAACAGCACGTCCCCCCAATGAATGCGGCGCATGCGGTGAACCCCCGATGCCTACCGAGCGGTACGCGACGGGACCACCGGGCGAGAAGTCCCGTATCTCACTCTCCGGGTGACTTTCGCCCCCGTCAACGGGCAGGCGTAGACGCCCCGACAAGGCCCGGATTCCACATACGGCTGTAGGCCTGAAATAGTTCCCCCGGATGTTCGCCATCCCTAGACTCCCTGACGTCATGGGGGATTCTCGGGGGACTTAAGTGGGGCTGGAGTGCCGGAACTCGTACTGGAATTGAATGGAAGGACCTGGACGCTCGATCCGTCCAGGTCGTACTCGCTGGGGCGTGACCCCCAGGGAGACGTGGTGATCGACGATGCCCGGGTGTCGTGGCGGCACGCCACCATCACCTGGAACGGCCGGGGTTGGGGCATCGAGGACCACGGCAGCACCAACGGCACCTACGTGCACGGGGCCAGGGTCCAGCAGACCGAGCTCGTGCCCGGCACGCCGGTCCACCTGGGCAACGCGACGGACGGCCCGCGGCTGAATCTGAGCGCCGCCGCCGCGCCGCAGCCGGCCGTGGCCCAGCAGGCCCCGGCACAGGCGTACGCCCAGCCGCAGGCCCCGGCCTACCAGGCCCCGCAGCAGCAGCCCCAGCACCAGGCCTGGGAACAGCAGCAGCACGCACAGCAGCAGCACGCTCAGCAGCCGCAGGCCCACCTCCCGCACCAGCAGGGCGCTGCCGCTCCCCGCCCGGCGCAGGGCGGGGCCCCGGCCTACGGAGACCGCAGCCCGACGACGTTCCACCAGCTCTCGCTGGGCCACGTCATGCGGATCGGCCGTGCGCTGGAGAACGAGCTGGTGGTCTCCGACCTCCAGGTCTCCCGCCACCACGCCGAGTTCCGCTCGATGCCCGGCGGCCGCTTCGAGATCCACGACCTCGGCAGCCACAACGGCACCTACGTCAACGGTCAGCCGCTGGCGAAGTCGGGCACCGCCCTGCTGGGCCCGAACGACATCGTCGGCGTCGGCCACTCGACGTTCCGGATCGTCGGTGACCGCCTCGAGGAGTTCGTCGACACCGGCGAGGTCTCCTTCTCGGCCCGCCACCTCACGGTCACGGTCGACGGCGGCAAGCAGATCCTCAAGGACGTCACCTTCGGCGTCCCCGAGAAGTCGCTGATCGGCGTCATCGGCCCCTCCGGCTCCGGCAAGTCGACGCTGCTCAAGGCGCTGACCGGCTACCGCCCGGCCAACGAGGGCGATGTCCTCTACGACAACCGCAACCTGTACAAGCAGTTCGCGGAGCTCCGCCAGCGCATCGGCCTGGTGCCGCAGGACGACATCCTGCACAAGGAGCTGAGGGTCCGCACCGCCCTGAAGTACGCGGCCAAGCTCCGCTTCCCGGGCGACACCGCCGAGTCCGAGCGCGCCGCCCGCATCGACGAGGTGCTGCGCGAGCTCAAGCTCGACATCCACAAGGACAAGAAGATCACCGCGCTCTCGGGCGGTCAGCGCAAGCGCGTGTCCGTGGCCCTGGAGCTGCTCACCAAGCCGTCGCTGATCTTCCTGGACGAGCCGACCTCGGGCCTCGACCCGGGCATGGACCGCGACGTCATGCAGCTGCTGCGCGGCCTCGCCGACGACGGCCGCACGGTCCTCGTCGTCACCCACTCGGTCGCCGAGCTGGCCATCTGCGACAAGCTGCTGGTCATGGCCCCGGGCGGTTCGGTCGCGTACTTCGGTCCGCCGGACGAGGCGCTGAACTTCTTCGGCTACACCACGTGGGCGGACGTGTTCTCGGCCTTCGAGAACTACCGCGACTACGACTGGGCCGGCCGCTGGAAGGGCTCCCAGCACTACCAGCTGTACGCCGCCGACATCGACGCGGTCGCCCCGCAGTCCGTCGCGATGCCTCCGGCCCAGATGCGCCCGACCAAGCCGCAGGGCTGGGGCTCGCAGCTGTGGACGCTGATCCGCCGCTACGTCTCGGTGATCGCCTCGGACGTGGGCTTCTTGGCCCTGATGGTGCTCCTGCCCGCCGTCCTCGGCGTGGTCTCCACGGTGATCCCCGCGAAGTTCGGCCTCGCACCGCCCGTCGCGCCGTCCCGCTTCAACGGCGACGCCGGCACGATCATGCTGATCCTCGCGGTCGGCATGTGCTTCTCGGGCGCCGCCAACTCGGTCCGTGAGCTGATCAAGGAACGGGTCATCTACGAGCGAGAACGCGCGACCGGCCTGTACCGGTCCGCGTACCTCATGTCGAAGGTGATCGTCCTCGGTGTCATCACGGCCATCCAGGGCGTGATCATCTGTGCGATCGGCTTCTTCCCGCGCGACCTGCCCGCCGAGGGCCTGATCATGCCGCCGGCCGTCGAGATCTGCCTGTCGGTCATCGCGCTCGGCTTCACCTCGATGATGTTCGGCCTGGTGATCTCCTCGCTGGTGAAGACCGCCGAGAAGACCATGCCGCTGCTGGTCATGTTCGCGATCGTCCAGGTCGTCTTCACCGGCATCCTCTTCCAGGTCTACGACTCCCCGGGCCTGGAGCAGTTCGCCTGGCTGATGCCGTCCCGCTGGGCCATCGCCGCAGCCGGCACCACGCTGAACCTCGGCAAGCTCATGCCGCCGTGGGACGCGGAGAACCCGACCAACACCGACCCGCTCTGGGACGCCACGATCGGCCAGTGGAGCCTGAACATCACCATCCTGCTGCTCATCGGCATCGCCTGCGGCTTCGCGGTGCAGCGCCTGCTGCGCCGCCACGAGCCCGAGGTCATGCGCGCGGGCAAGTAGGACGCGGGCGGGACGACCGCACGCACGTATCGCGCACGCACGTGCGCGCGTACGGCAAAACGCCTCAGGGCGGCATCCGGAAGTCCGGGTGCCGCCCTGAGGCGCATGGGGCTTGGGTGCGTCGAGGCCTAGTAGGCGCTGTTGACGTTGTCCATGGAGCCGTAGCGGTCGGCCGCGTAGTTGCAGGCGGCGACGATGTTGGCGACCGGGTCGTACTGGTCGAACTTGGTGCCCTTGACGTGGTACGCCTTGAAGGTCGGGTAGATGACCTGGAGCAGACCCTTGCTGGGGATGCCGTTCTGGGCGTTGATGTCCCAGTTGTTGATCGCCATCGGGTTACCGCTGGACTCGCGCATGACGTTCTTGTGGATGCCGGCGTAGGTGCCCGGAATGCCTTCCTTCTTCATGATGAAGAGGGCTTCCTTGATCCAGCCGTCGAGGTTGTTCGCGAAGACCGGGGTGCGGGCGGCGGAGCGGCTCGCGGCAGTCTTCGCCTCGCGCGCCTTCTTCGCGGCGGCCTCGGCCTTGGCCTTCGCGTCGGCGTCGGCCTTGATCTTGGCCGCGGCCTTCGCGTTCGCCTGGGAGATGACCTGCTGGGCGGAGAGGTTTCCGTGCAGCGCCTTCGTCTGCGCGCCGTTGACGGCCTGGGTCCAGGCGACGGGGGCGGCGTTGATGGTCTCGGCCTCGGCGGCGTCGGCCGGAACGAGGGAGAAGGCGACGGCGGCGGCGCTCAGCGTGGCGACACCGGCGATGGACAGCTTGTGTGCCTTCGTCAGACGACTGTGACCGGGGGTGCGGGAAGCAGACATGGCGGGGCAACCTCTTCGAATAGCGGGAGTCGCAGGAAGGCGCTTTGTGGATCCGGGGATCCGCGGTGCTGTGCGACGGGAGCAATTCTTAGCGGCGGCAAAATCCTGTGGCAAAGGTGTGACGTACGAAGCCGCTTAGTGGATCACGCACGGACGCCGAGGCCCGATTTCGGGCCTCGGCGCTAGGCGGGACAGCACTGACAGGGTCTTTATTCGTCCACTAGGCGGCTTCGTAAGTGATGTGGGTCCTATGTGCGGGGTCACATGGGGGAGGCGGCCGTTTTACCGTGCGTTGCTGTCGCAATGCATATGGTCACGGTTCTCATCCTTGAGTAGCAGATGGACGTCCCCGAACTCGTGCCAGAGGCAGAGACGGGCCAGTGCCTCGGCATACCCGAGCCGTACGGCGGCCCGCCCCGCGACCGCCTCCAGCATCAGCAGATGGGACGCCTCGGGCTCGTGCAGCCCGGTCAGCAGCCCGTCCACCACCCGCACCCCGCGCTCCGGAGTCACCACCAGATCGGTCCACCCCGCGGCCGGGCGCACCCGCCCCGATGCGTCCGCGGCCGATTCCAGGGCCCGTACCGCCGTGGTCCCCACCGCGATGACCCTCCCTCCGGCGGCCCTGGCGGCGTTCACCAGACCCGCCGTCGTGGCGGACACCCCGTACCGCTCCGGGTACGGGGGCTCGTGCGCCTCCTGCGAGGCCACCCCCGTGTGCAGGACCAGCGGGGCGAACTGCACCCCCCGGCTCACCAGCCGCGCCACCAGCTCCGCCGTGAAGGGCCGGCCCGCGCTCGGCATCTCCGCCGAGCCCGCCCCGTCGGCGGCCGGCACCGCGAACACCGTCTGATAGGCCGAGATCGGCTGGTCCCGCTCCGTGTACGCGTACCGGATCGGCCGCCCGTACGTCCGCAGCAGCGCCGGCACCCCGCCGGGCGCGGGGGAGGGGCGCGCCCACCACAGCCGGTCCGCGCCCGCCGTCAGGGGCTCCTCCAGGGTGAGGCGGTGCCCGCCCGGCAGCTCCAGCACCGCACCGGCCGGCCCCCCGGCGCGCGGTCGGGTCGTCCCGCCGCCGGCCGGGGTGCGCAGCTCCACCGCCCAGAGGTCGCCCCGGGGCCCCGTTCCGGGGTATCCCCCGTCGCCCCGGGTCGAGAAGTGCACCACCAGGTCTTCGCCGCCCAGCCGGGCGTCCACGGCGGCCGCCAGCGTGGTCGAGGTGTTCACCACCAGTACGTCCCCCGCCCGCAGCAGCCCCGGCAGCTCCCGGAAGGCGTGCAGCGACACCTGCTCGCTGCCCCGGGACACCAGGAGCCGCACGGCGTCCCGCCCCAGCCCCGGCCCCCGCTGCTCGGCCGGGATCCGTGCCAACAATTGCGGCGGTATGTCCCTTATGTATAGACCTGCCTCCCGCAGGGCCCGAGACCGGCTCACCGCCCACCCCCCGTGCCCGCCCCCGCACCCGCCTCCGTGCCCGCTCCCACGCCCGCTCCCGGGCCCGCCTCCGCCAGCTCCCGCGCCGTGTACCGCCCGCTCGGCAGCTCCCGCTCCACCAGCCGCAGCAGCGCCGGAGCCACCTCCTCCGGCGCCGGTAGCCCCGCCAGGTCCTCGTCCGGCTCGGCCGCCGCCATCATCCGCGTCCGCATCGACCCCGGATCGGCCCACCACACCCGCAGCTCCGGCTCCTCCACCGCAAGCACGGCCGACATCAGGTCCCCCGCCGCCTTGGTCGCCCCGTACGCCCCCCACGTCGCGTACGCCACCACCGCCGCGTCCGAGCTGATGTTCAGCACCGCCCCGGCCCGCGCCGCCCGCAACAGCGGCAGCCCCTCCTGGACCAGCCCCAGCGGCCCCACCACATTGACCTCGAAGGCCTCCCGCAGCCCGTCCAGCGCGTGCTCCGCCAGCGGCACCAACGGCTCGGCCCCGAGCACCCCCGCGTTGTTCACCAGCAGATCCAGCCCGCCCAGCTCCCGCGCCGCAGCCACCAGCGCCGCCCGGTGCGCCGCCGAGGACACGTCCCCCGCCACCGCCACCACCCGCGCCCCGGCCGCCCGGGCGGGCCCGGCCGCGGTCTCCTCCAGCGCCGCCGCACCCCGTGCGCTCAGCACCAGGTCCCAGCCCCGCGCCGCCAGCTCCCCGGCCAACGCCCGGCCCAGCCCCCTGGACGCCCCCGTCACGATCGCCACCGACATGACAGCACCCTCGCCTTCCGTCCCGATCAGCAGATGCCCCCAACCTAGGAACGGCCCACCCTCCGCCGCGTCGGCCACGAGCCCCACCCCCGCAGGTCCCTTGGACCTACGTCCACGGCCCGATCCCGCAGGTCACAGCCGCGGGTACGGTGAGCCCATGACCGGTAGCCCCCCGCACGGCGGGCCCCCCAGCGGCCTGGCCGCCGTGAGCACCGCACTGCTCGCCATGAGCCGCCGCCTGGAGGTCCGCGACGTCCTGCGCACGATCGTCGTGTCCGCCCGCGAACTCCTGGACGCCGAGTACGCGGCCCTGGGCGTCCCGGACGACCACGGCGGCTTCGCCCAGTTCGTCGTGGACGGCATCAGCGCGGAGCAGTGGCGGCGCATCGGCCCGCTGCCCCGCCAGCACGGCATCCTCGCCGCGATGCTCCACGAGGGAGGCCCCGAGCGCCTGGCCGACGTGCGCAAGGACCCGCGCTTCGAGGGCTGGCCGGCCGCCCACCCGGAGATGTCCGACTTCCTCGGCATGCCCGTGCGCGACGGCGATGAGACCCTCGGAGCCCTCTTCCTGGCGAACAAGCGCGGCCCCCGCGGGTTCACCGACGAGGACCAGGAACTCCTCTCCCTCCTCGCCCAGCACGCGGCGATCGCCCTGACCAACGCCCACCTCTACGAGCGCAGCCGCGAGCTCACCATCGCCGAGGAGCGCTCCCGGCTCGCCCACGAGCTGCACGACGCCGTCAGCCAGAAGCTCTTCTCGCTCCGCCTCACCGCCCAAGCCGCCGCCACCCTGGTCGACCGGGACCCGGCCCGGGCCAAGGACGAGCTCCAGCAGGTGGCGGCCCTGGCGGCGGAGGCCGCCGACGAGCTGCGCGCCGCCGTGACCGAGCTGCGCCCGGCCGCCCTGGACGAGGACGGACTGGTCGCCACCCTCCGTACGCACGTCCACGTGCTCGACCGCGCCCACACCGCGCACGTCACCTTCACCTGTGACGGCGTACGGGCCCTGCCGGCGCCCCAGGAGGAAGCGCTGCTCCGCGTCGCCCAGGAGGCCCTGCACAACGCCCTGCGCCACTCGGACGGCGACCGCGTCGAGGTCACCCTGGCCCGGACGCCCGCCGGGGGCGCGGTCCTCAAGGTCCTCGACACCGGCAAGGGCTTCGACCCCCGGACCGTCCGCAGGGCCGGCCGGCACCTGGGCCTGGTCTCCATGCGGGACCGCGCGAGCGGCGTCGGCGGCCGGCTCACCGTGCACTCGGAGCCCGGTCGGGGCACCACGATCGAGATGGAGGTCCCCGGTGGCTGACAGCACCGGCCGGAGCGGCAGCGGCATTCGAGTACTGCTGGTCGACGACCACCAGGTGGTCCGGCGGGGCCTGCGGACCTTCCTGGAGGTCCAGGAGGACATCGAGGTGGTCGGCGAGGCCTCCGACGGCGAAGAGGGCATCGCCCGCGCCGAGGAGCTGGGGCCCGACGTGATCCTGATGGACATCAAGATGCCGGGCACCGACGGCATCGAGGCGCTGCGCAGGTTGCGCGAGCTGGCGAACCCGGCCCGCGTGCTGATCGTCACCAGCTTCACCGAGCAGCGGACCGTGGTCCCCGCCCTGCGGGCCGGCGCGGCCGGATACGTCTACAAGGACATCGACCCGGAGGCGCTGGCCGGAGCCATCCGCTCCGTCCACGCTGGCCACGTGCTCCTCCAGCCCGAGGTGGCCCTCGCCCTGCTCTCCCAGGAGGAGCAGGGTTCCCCGGCGGGCCGGCCCGGCTCGCTGACCGACCGCGAACGCGAGGTCCTGGGCCTGATCGCCGACGGCCGCTCCAACCGCGAGATCGCCCGGGCCCTGGTCCTCTCCGAGAAGACGGTCAAGACCCACGTCTCGAACATCCTGATGAAGTTGGACCTTTCCGATCGGACCCAGGCCGCATTGTGGGCGGTCAGACACGGGATCGCCGAGTGATCAGAGGTAAATCGGATCGTCTCGCTCCGGACTGAGATTCATACGGTCGGGTGTATGTAGCCCGCATGGCGTATCCCGATCGCGGGCCGGCCGTTCTCCAAGGCGTGTCGCGACGGCTGGTCGCGGCAGACGTACTGGAGGACGAGAACGTGAAGAACTTCAAGAAGGCCGCAGCCGTCACCATGATCGCGGGCGGCCTCCTCGCCGCCGGCGCCGGTGTCTCCTCGGCGCACGGCGGTGCGTCGGCGGAGGGCGAGGCCCTGAACTCGCCCGGCGTGGCCTCCGGGAACCAGGTCCAGGTCCCCGTGCACGTCCCCGTGAACGTGGTCGGCAACACCGTCAACGTGATCGGCCTGCTCAACCCCGCCTTCGGCAACACCGGCGTCAACGCCTGACCCGCCCCACCCCGGCCCCGCTTCCCCCCTCTCCCTGGGAAGCGGGGTTTCCCCCTGCCCGGCTCCCTCTCAGCCCCGGCCGGCCCTCACTCAGCCCCGCCGGCGTTTGGGGCGCGGGGTGTGGGGCGGAGCCCCACGAAGCCCGGCGCAGCCGGTGCCGCCCGCGCAGCGCAGGGTCACCCCCGCTCGCGCGCCTCAACGGCCGAGTTGTACGCCGCCACGAGCGCCCGCCGAGCGACCCGCTCGACCGGCCGCAGCGCCTCCGCCCGCGCCGCCATCTCCGAGGCGGCCACCGCGCCCCCGTGCCCGTTCTCGTGCGCGAGCGACACCATCAGGTCCACCCGCTGCGCCAGCGCCAGCACCCGCACCGCCCGCGCCGGATACCCCGGCGCCAGCGCCTCCCGTCCGGCCTCCGCCCGCGCCCGGTACGCCGACAGCGCGGCCTCCGCGACCGGCCCGGACCCCGCCACGTCCAGCCGGGTCAGCACCTCGGTCGCCTCGCGCAGCGCCTCCGCCAGCTCCCGCTCCGCCTCGCTCAGCGAGGGCACGTCGGCCGGCGGAGCCTCTCGTACCGGCAGTACGTGCCAGGTCACCGATACGTGGAGGTCCCCGGCCGGCCCGACCTCGGACACCTCCGGCACCAGACCCAGCGCCGCCCCCACCGCGACGACGGCCTCCTCCGCCTCCAGCGCCCGCGCATTGAACTCCGGCGGCCCGCTCAGCCCCAGCGGATGCCCCGGCGCCGGCAGCGCCACCCGCAGCCCCGTCACCCCCAGGGCCCGCAGCCGGCCGAGCGCCAAGGTGAGACCGACGGGGCCCGTCTCGCCCGGCAGCCCCTCCACCCGGTGCACGGCGTCCTCGCCCACGATCGACAACACGGCCTCGTCGGGCGAGACCAGACCGGCCAGCAGTGCGTTCCCCCAGGCGGCCAAGCGCCCTGAACGTGGTTCGAAAAGCATCCCCCTACTTTACGGATCGGCCCCGGCACCGGGCCCCGGCCCCGGAGCCCTCTCCGAGTGGCGTAGGTTTTCCCCTGGGGCTGCGTCTACCGGCGCACAGAGAACCGTGACTGCAAGGGGTGACAACACGCTCATGAGCGATGTTCTGGAGCTGGTGGACGTATCCGTGGTCCGCGAGGGCCGGGCTCTGGTGGACCAGGTCTCCTGGTCGGTGAAGGAGGGCGAGCGCTGGGTGATCCTCGGCCCCAACGGCGCCGGCAAGACCACACTGCTGAACCTCGCCTCCAGCTACCTCTTCCCCACCAAGGGCACCGCCACCATCCTCGGCAGCACCCTCGGCAAGGTGGACGTCTTCGAGCTGCGCCCCCGCATCGGTGTCGCCGGCATCGCGATGGCCGACAAGCTGCCCAAGCGGCAGACCGTCCTGCAGACCGTCCTCACCGCCGCCTACGGCATGACGGCGACCTGGCAGGAGGAGTACGAGGACGTCGACGAGCAGCGCGCCCGCGCCTTCCTCGACCGCCTCGGCATGACCGAGTACCTCGACCGCAAGTTCGGCACCCTCTCCGAGGGCGAGCGCAAGCGCACGCTGATCGCCCGTGCCCTGATGACCGACCCCGAGCTGCTGCTCCTCGACGAGCCCGCCGCCGGTCTGGACCTCGGCGGTCGCGAGGACCTCGTACGCCGCCTCGGCCGCCTGGCCCGCGACCCGCTCGCCCCGTCGATGGTCATGGTCACGCACCACGTCGAGGAGATCGCCCCCGGCTTCACCCACGTCCTGATGATCCGTCAGGGCAAGGTCGTCACCGCGGGCCCGATCGACCTCGAACTGACCTCCCGCAACCTCTCCCTCTGCTTCGGCCTCCCGCTGGTCGTCGAGCGCAACGGGACCGACCGCTGGACCGCACAGGGCCTTCCGCTCGGCTGAGGGGGCGTCTAGGTCCGCCCCTTACGCCTCTTGCGGGTCCCCGCACCCTGTCCCGACCGCGCCCACCGGACCTACCATGACCATGTGGACATCGACGCGTGGGTGTGGTGGCTCATCGGCGCGGTCGGACTGGGCATCCCCCTCGTCCTGACCGCCATGCCGGAGTTCGGCATGTTCGCCGTCGGCGCGGTCGCGGCCGCCGTCACGGCTGCCGTCGGCGGGGGAGTGGTGGCACAGGTCCTGGTCTTCGTGATCGTGTCGGTCGCGCTCATCGCCGTCGTCCGACCCATCGCCAACCGGCACCGTACCCAGCGCCCGCAACACCGCAGCGGCATCGACGCGTTGAGGGGCAGATCCGCCGTCGTCCTGGAACGGGTCGACGGCAGCGGCGGCCGCATCAAGCTCGCCGGCGAGGTCTGGTCCGCGCGCACCCTCGACGCGGACACCAGCTTCGAACCCGGACAGTCCGTCGACGTGGTGGAGATCGACGGAGCGACCGCCGTCGTCATGTGACAACCAGCCTGCTCGCGGCCCCAAGGTCTGCGAGACTCCGATCAACGGGGCAGCACAGACAGCCGGAAGGGCACGGGGAACCGCATGCAACCGATCATCATCGTCCTGATCATTCTGGTGGTTCTGGTCTTCATCGCACTGGTCAAGACGATCCAGGTGATCCCGCAGGCCAGCGCCGCCATCGTCGAGCGGTTCGGCCGCTACACCCGCACCCTCAACGCGGGCCTCAACATCGTCGTCCCGTTCATCGACTCGATCCGCAACCGGATCGACCTCCGCGAACAGGTCGTTCCGTTCCCGCCGCAGCCCGTCATCACCCAGGACAACCTGGTCGTCAACATCGACACCGTCATCTACTACCAGGTGACCGACGCCCGGGCCGCGACCTACGAAGTGGCCAGCTACATCCAGGCCATCGAGCAGCTCACCGTCACCACGCTCCGCAACATCATCGGTGGCATGGACCTGGAGCGGACCCTCACCTCCCGCGAGGAGATCAACGCGGCCCTGCGCGGCGTCCTCGACGAGGCCACCGGCAAGTGGGGCATCCGCGTCAACCGCGTCGAGCTCAAGGCCATCGAGCCGCCGACCTCCATCCAGGACTCGATGGAGAAGCAGATGCGCGCCGACCGCGACAAGCGCGCCGCGATCCTCCAGGCCGAAGGTGTCCGGCAGTCCGAGATCCTGCGCGCCGAGGGTGAGAAGCAGTCCTCCATCCTGCGCGCCGAAGGTGACGCCAAGGCCGCCGCGCTGCGCGCCGAGGGCGAGGCCCAGGCCATCCGTACGGTCTTCGAGTCCATCCACGCCGGCGACGCCGACCAGAAGCTCCTCGCCTACCAGTACCTCCAGATGCTCCCGAAGATCGCCGAAGGAGACGCCAACAAGCTCTGGATCGTGCCGAGCGAGATCGGCGACGCCCTCAAGGGCCTCTCCGGCGCCATGGGCAACTTCGGCCCCATGGGCGGCGGTACGGGCTTCAACCCGGGCGGCACCGGCAAGGACGGCGGCGGCATCCCGGCCGCGCGGGACAAGGACGGCGCGGACCGCCGGGAACAGCCCCCCATCGACTGACACGGGCCACCCCTTCCTGCATGATCAGTGAGGCCCCTCGACCTTCATGGCGGGGAGGCGACTCACTCATGCAAAGGGGATGGCACCGTCCATGTCCATCTGGGAATCACTCGCTGTCTTCGCCGCCGGCATCGGCGCGGGCACGATCAACACCATCGTCGGCTCCGGCACCCTGATCACCTTCCCGGTGCTGCTCGCCACCGGACTGCCCCCGGTCACCGCCAACGTGTCCAACACCCTCGGCCTGGTGCCCGGTTCGATCAGCGGGGCCATCGGCTACCGCAAGGAGCTCCAGGGCCAGCGCTCCCGCATCCTGCGGCTCGGCTCCGTGTCCCTCATCGGCGGACTCGCGGGCGCGCTCCTGCTCCTCACCCTGCCGTCCGAGTCCTTCGACACGATCGTGCCCGTTCTGATCGCCCTGGCGCTGGTCCTCGTCGTCCTCCAGCCCCGGCTCGCCGCCGCGCTGCGCCGACGCCAGGAAGCCGCCGGAGGCGACACCGGCCACCCCGACGGCGGACCGGCGCTGCTCGGCGGCATGCTGCTCTCCAGCGCGTACGGAGGCTACTTCGGCGCCGCCCAGGGCGTGCTCTACCTCGGCCTGATGGGCCTGCTGCTCCGCGAGGACCTGCAACGCATCAACGCCGTCAAGAACGTCATCGCCGCTCTGGTGAACGGCATCGCGGCCGTCGTCTTCCTCTTCGTCGCCGAGTTCGACTGGACGGCCGTCGTCCTCATCGCCGTCGGCTCCACGATCGGAGGTCAGATCGGCGCCAAGGTCGGCCGGCGCCTCTCGCCGACCGTCCTGCGTGCGGTCATCGTGACGGTCGGCATCCTCGCCATCGTCCAACTG
Coding sequences within:
- a CDS encoding FHA domain-containing protein; the encoded protein is MPELVLELNGRTWTLDPSRSYSLGRDPQGDVVIDDARVSWRHATITWNGRGWGIEDHGSTNGTYVHGARVQQTELVPGTPVHLGNATDGPRLNLSAAAAPQPAVAQQAPAQAYAQPQAPAYQAPQQQPQHQAWEQQQHAQQQHAQQPQAHLPHQQGAAAPRPAQGGAPAYGDRSPTTFHQLSLGHVMRIGRALENELVVSDLQVSRHHAEFRSMPGGRFEIHDLGSHNGTYVNGQPLAKSGTALLGPNDIVGVGHSTFRIVGDRLEEFVDTGEVSFSARHLTVTVDGGKQILKDVTFGVPEKSLIGVIGPSGSGKSTLLKALTGYRPANEGDVLYDNRNLYKQFAELRQRIGLVPQDDILHKELRVRTALKYAAKLRFPGDTAESERAARIDEVLRELKLDIHKDKKITALSGGQRKRVSVALELLTKPSLIFLDEPTSGLDPGMDRDVMQLLRGLADDGRTVLVVTHSVAELAICDKLLVMAPGGSVAYFGPPDEALNFFGYTTWADVFSAFENYRDYDWAGRWKGSQHYQLYAADIDAVAPQSVAMPPAQMRPTKPQGWGSQLWTLIRRYVSVIASDVGFLALMVLLPAVLGVVSTVIPAKFGLAPPVAPSRFNGDAGTIMLILAVGMCFSGAANSVRELIKERVIYERERATGLYRSAYLMSKVIVLGVITAIQGVIICAIGFFPRDLPAEGLIMPPAVEICLSVIALGFTSMMFGLVISSLVKTAEKTMPLLVMFAIVQVVFTGILFQVYDSPGLEQFAWLMPSRWAIAAAGTTLNLGKLMPPWDAENPTNTDPLWDATIGQWSLNITILLLIGIACGFAVQRLLRRHEPEVMRAGK
- a CDS encoding transglycosylase SLT domain-containing protein encodes the protein MSASRTPGHSRLTKAHKLSIAGVATLSAAAVAFSLVPADAAEAETINAAPVAWTQAVNGAQTKALHGNLSAQQVISQANAKAAAKIKADADAKAKAEAAAKKAREAKTAASRSAARTPVFANNLDGWIKEALFIMKKEGIPGTYAGIHKNVMRESSGNPMAINNWDINAQNGIPSKGLLQVIYPTFKAYHVKGTKFDQYDPVANIVAACNYAADRYGSMDNVNSAY
- a CDS encoding SDR family NAD(P)-dependent oxidoreductase is translated as MSVAIVTGASRGLGRALAGELAARGWDLVLSARGAAALEETAAGPARAAGARVVAVAGDVSSAAHRAALVAAARELGGLDLLVNNAGVLGAEPLVPLAEHALDGLREAFEVNVVGPLGLVQEGLPLLRAARAGAVLNISSDAAVVAYATWGAYGATKAAGDLMSAVLAVEEPELRVWWADPGSMRTRMMAAAEPDEDLAGLPAPEEVAPALLRLVERELPSGRYTARELAEAGPGAGVGAGTEAGAGAGTGGGR
- a CDS encoding S-adenosylmethionine:tRNA ribosyltransferase-isomerase; this encodes MLARIPAEQRGPGLGRDAVRLLVSRGSEQVSLHAFRELPGLLRAGDVLVVNTSTTLAAAVDARLGGEDLVVHFSTRGDGGYPGTGPRGDLWAVELRTPAGGGTTRPRAGGPAGAVLELPGGHRLTLEEPLTAGADRLWWARPSPAPGGVPALLRTYGRPIRYAYTERDQPISAYQTVFAVPAADGAGSAEMPSAGRPFTAELVARLVSRGVQFAPLVLHTGVASQEAHEPPYPERYGVSATTAGLVNAARAAGGRVIAVGTTAVRALESAADASGRVRPAAGWTDLVVTPERGVRVVDGLLTGLHEPEASHLLMLEAVAGRAAVRLGYAEALARLCLWHEFGDVHLLLKDENRDHMHCDSNAR
- a CDS encoding streptophobe family protein, translating into MRRIHWGDVLLSAVATVGWSLIVMAGVAGLGLHLLGADASGVSLGPMTAATVVLAVGGTVTPSGDVSVFGVTGAGAETSLDGMPLGVSLAGALVLASLFLRSLRVGAGHGETAARVGVLGALSVATAGALAWAGHDVVTLDGTLPLPKTPAKVEIPGIGDIGGLLPDRIGDLIETRTRVGFSVELGPTLLGAGMWVLAVLALALLVSRRGPVALARLRPAVSAVVAMALVAVAAGWAAAVWAALGDDQPRRVLGGALLAAPNGSWLGVLLGLFVPVRGRVTGAPARLLPDPLDDLLAVSAREPVTVARLGEYDERVWLLVAGAALLLLYAGVLAAVRTPGRGILGCAARLSAATGVALAVLVRLTGFSADTSLAVLGVDAVDAGVELRGDVPYALLLGALWGAVAGAAGALLTRRRRAALPGRAGAPGPAPGWPDPGAPTAAYPGAVPYGGPARGPRPGAGGEVDGSWDVTVTGVPPWSPGPPKPPRREPFTPPPPPGAPPPPKPPGPPRPPRPPGPPR